The Gopherus evgoodei ecotype Sinaloan lineage chromosome 8, rGopEvg1_v1.p, whole genome shotgun sequence genome segment TAGTGATGACTTCAAACTCTGATGCCCACAATGCTTTCTACTAGCAGTAGGAGCTGACTAACTAGAATCTCTCAACCCAAGTAAGTTTCAAGTTCTACACTGTCCTGGTGTTGTGTAGAGTGCTACTGAGCGGAAGAGAGACAGTCGGGCTAAGTGGCGATCAGTTTCTGCCACTGGGGATGCTGTACAGAGCAAGACTTAAGGAGAACCATTTCCCTCAATGAGTTATGCATGTCACGGGCATTAGTTAAGGATGATGAcaaaatttatttgaaaaaattatGTATAGAAAATATACATTAGAATGATCATCTCTCCACCTCTTGGGTCTAGCACTCCCCTCTCCCACCACGAGTAGCTATACTTTGCTGCTATGCtactgctgtttttaaaaaagatgagtCTCCTTTCTCCATACACAAATTCAAATTGATACTTCTAATAACTTTACCACCAGGAAAAAAGGGAAATCTTTCTAAATCAATAGGTATTCAACAAGTCCCAATCTTCCATGGTCAGGCACATGTGCTTCTGCTTTGAAGTTCGTTCTCTCTCTTGTTCAGTTAaacttttctctttatttttctttaattggtGGCTAGCTGCAGCCtccttttttaataaagggaaaTGGCAATTTTGTACTTTATCCTTATAGAACTGCAAGTTTTCAGAATCTTTTGCTCTAGTCTGCACCAATGTGCACTTGACTGGTTCTTCTATCCTGCGTCTCTTTCCATCTACgaaaaacccaaaacacagaGTTAAGCCTGCTCTCTAATGCAGTATGTGCTTGGCACAAAGCTATTAATCATTTGTTAAGCCATGTTTAGTACAGTTGCAAATCCTTAATATTTAGAAATATAATCAAATTTTCAATATTTGGCTGTATTTAATCAATACAACACGAGATGTTTTATATTACTCATTAATTTTTGTTGGGACATGTGCTAATCATATTACAAAGGGAGGAATTTGTGCTTAACTTAATCACTTTATACAAAGGCAGATGACCAAGCTGAAAATGACCTGGGTCACCAGATTCCAGCTGCCTCATAAACTAACCCAAAACCCACTGAGGCCAACAGACTCCCACTGGTTTCAACGCACTTGAGCTCAAGCTGTTAGTGAGTTGGATTTACCTAGGTCATATTCCAtcagatgaaaaaaatattcactAAAAGCAAAGTCAATCACTTTTTAAAGATGTTGTATAagtgaaaaatgttcagtttcacAAGTGGCTGCAGGTGTATATTCAATATGCCACTTTGGTTTTTTACAAAAAGTTTAGtgtaaaaataatatacaaattTAACGAACAAGTTATTCAGAGCCTCACACAGTTACGTACAGAAGTGTTGAGCTGCCGTTCTGGACTTCAAGTTTTCCTTGGGCTTGACAGTTTTCATAGCCAACTGCTCCCACTGCAACACTGTCTGAAACatgatttaaattattttgaatgaTTTTCGTAAAAGAAATGATCATCAGAAACTCTACACCTTATTCTTTAGCTTTTTTATGCTGTATTACCAGACAAAGATCACTTATACAGCAACATCAGTTTTCAGTAAAAGCTTTAAGTATTAGCAACTTAACTAAAATATTCCCTCCTCCAATTCTTACAGACGCTATCTTATCAAACAGGAATTCTGATGCATGTATGAAGCAAGATGAAGGACTGTGGAGAAACAGGAAACACACCTGCAGCTAACATGTCCCATTACAACACTTCCATTACAGTAGGAGTCTCTATGGTTGTGATTCTCCTCTTACATGCTGGAGCTTCTGTATGGGCAGCTTTAAGCTGCATTATAGAACTGTGAACCACATTTGGATGGTACGGCACACATGGACGTTGCACCAGTTTATCTAGAgtgatttaaaatcaatttaattaaaCTAGTGCAACTTTCCTCCCACAGACATGGCTTTAGACTTGGTCTTCACTTAGAAGTCATGTCTATctcagtcagggatgtgaaaaaactaCACCACAACAGACAttgctatgccaacctaaccccagGGTAGACTCAGCTATGTCAATGaatatttccatcaatgtagctaccgttgttcagggaggtggtgtttctATACCACCGCAAACCCCCTTCAGTTGCTGAAGGCTGTGGCTACGCTGTGcggttatgctggcatagctatggggATGTGGCTATGCCCATATGGTCTTAGTAGTACAGATATACCCCAGCGTGTTACAACGAAATTCCTGCACTTGTAATTTCCTTAACAGAAGGGTAAACAAAGTGTGCTGTACCATCCAGTGTGGCTCAGAGGTCTCTAATGCAGCTAAAAGCTGCCCATACAGAAGCTCCAGCACGCAATGCTTTATTTTGCTTCAAGTGGCCTCACTGGGTGCACACAGAGACTTAGTCTGAGCACATTATGTGACAAAGTGAAAATAACTGCAATCTGCTTTATTCTCTACAAATTTAGGTTTGAGCCTGACTGTCAGCAAACAGTCAATGCAACCTCTGGATACTTCCTCTGGCATGTAAGAATGAAGAACATATCTGTTTTCTCAGAATTAAGTAGTAAAAAGATATAAAACCTCTCAACCTCACTGGGTGATGTGAAATGACTTGTGACTGAAAAGGACAAATACTTTGGTttggtaaaatttaaaaaacaaacaaacaaaaaaaaacatacctGTTCTGCCCATCCCTCTGTTTTGCAGTTACTATGATCAAATTCTTTCAGAGGCACTTTTGAATGAACTAAGCTTATTTGGGTCTGGAGCCTCTGAATGACAGCCTTAACATCCTGGTGAAAAAAGGATATAAAGCAGACTCTGTAGAAGAGCATTTGATCATGCTGTACATATGTAACAGACTTGGGTGGAAATTCTGTTTTACCTTGAGACCTGTTTCAGAAATATCCAAATAATTCAGCTTCTTGAAAGAAAAAAGGTACCCAATTCCTGTATCAGTGATTTCAGGGTTACCTATAAAATCAAAAAGGTTAGATTAAGTTGCATGACTATATAGGTGTGTTCTGCAAAAccgatttttttaaaaagtatttaaaatgtagGTGCGTTAAAAAAAGACAATATAAATGTTACACAAGCAAGCAGCCAATTATTCCCCTGGTAAATATTTTATAAGCTATTCCGGCATATTTATATGAACATGCTCCATGTTTTGAAAGTTActtgaaactgtttttttttctcttcagagcAAAATTAAGCTTTCATAGACTGCTTCAATTAGGTTAAGCATTATAAATATATAAGCCATACTTgtgcatatgtaaatacacatttATTGCACACGAaactaatgttcttttaatgtaaggttgcaaagtcaagcaccaaAAGATAGGAAATGCCTAGGTTGAGGctgcctatgcaaccttaatgcAGTCCCCTGAGGTGTATGGCTTATGAACCAGTGTTTAATTACATGGTTGTATATTTTTCATTCAGTGAATGGAATGGAGgctgctcacttaatgagcaactattcaatattttcttttctccttgttGTTCAACATGTGGCCCTATACTTTATTTATTGCATAATATTCAAACCTATTCTCAAGACAGAATTATTTTTCTCATgagcttttctatggcactcatcacaATAGTATGAGTGCTTCACACATTTGTTAATGTTCACAACATTCCTTTGAGAAGAGGGGGAAttacattatccccattttacaaatgaagtactgaggcacagagattaagctCAAAAGTATCCACGCATTTTGAGTGGCTAATTTGAAACAATTATGACCTGATGTCTGAAACtatttagcattatatagcatttTATCTAGTCAAAGCTCCCAGTGACCTCAGTTGtagctgtgaatgctcagcatTTCTGTAAATCAGTCACCAGTGTCTCaggtcaggcacccagaaaatgaggaacatgcaAATAAATAGTCACCTGTGAAAAGTCAGACTTTTCACATCTTGCCCATTATCACACAGGggcagaatccagttctccagcgCAGTATTCAACTACCTTAACGGAGAGACTGTCCCTTCTCTTTCGGTAGCCTCCTGCCTCATTAACTACACATCTTCCAACTTTTGCAAATGAAGCAAAGATCCGACCGACATCAGTCTCTTTCAAAATATAACCCTGACTCattcccagagcaggtccatacagtgcactgaatgaggcagggatgctgtggggaaaaaaaatagtaagtgctcatgtaattaaagactatcatattGCATACTCATAAGGGGGCCAAATTAGGGTTACACAGACAGGAAACATCAGAATTAAggctaacttttgagtgcttgactttgcaacctgaagTGTTTTTAAAGTAGCATTTTGTATGCAATTTCTTAGGTTTCCTAAAAaagcaaaatagaaaaaaaaaatgtaatcaggcagcttcctccttcaTACTGCCTGGTCCAGTGGGGGCAGCACTGAGAGCACAGGGGAAACAGATTCCCTGATCTCACTTCAGGTGCTTAGACCCTGCATGGTGCAaagctgcaattgcagggaagGTTCTGCTCAGCACAGATGCAATTGTAGGGAATTTAACTGctaaaatcttaaaaaaaaaaaaagaaaaaaaaaagtgtctagtGAGAATGTGTAAACTATaacttttcaaaggcttataacttggcaaaatttgggcagattttcaacatggtcagcaaaaggcacatctgtCAAAGGCCACCATCTTCCAAATTTCAGGTCCCTGTTCCAGAGCATGGAGGTAATAGAGCTTTTCAAAGCAAAGATAACCAGAATTTTTTAACCtagccttgttcttggaaatggctgaatgaTTCTGGCTGGAGTTTTCCAGAAGAAATCAGACACCGAGCATAGAGTATTTCACCCCAAATGGATaaagtttggtaaagttataagcaactgagaaCACATGATAGGAAGTGACAGGCAAACTTCATAACAGCTGGTGCTGTGAGCCCCACGGATAATCAGCATCCTTTGTTAATGTCAAGTTCCTAAAGTTTTCTTTTGATGTTGTACTTGAGACTAAGATGACGGTCACCTTAGTCTTGTTCTCTGTGTAAAAAGTTTACATGTTGAATAGTCACCACCCTAGCAGAAAGACTAGACAAAGGATGATAGTCAGGTTCATGTCATATTTAGTAGTAGTAAAATACAAAACTTAGATTATATATTCAGGGCTAAGTCACTCAGCTTGGATATTGACTAGTTCAAGTTCCATTTTGGAATGCATAAATGTTCATTTAAAGGGTGTATTTATGCCAATCAAGGGCCTGATTTCTGCTTTCACTGACTTTGGTGCAGCAGGATAAAGCTATAGGTGCAACATGTGAATTCTGGCAAGTTGTCAATGTTTGGACTCCTGATTTCAGGGCTAATTTTGAACAATTGTCTCCTTTCAATATTAACTAGGAGGAACCCTAGATAAGAAGTAACTGTGTTTCTAAATTTAAATTATGAGGCACTTTGACACACTTACAAGACAAATCTAATACAGAAAGATTTTCAAGTCCCCTTTTCATCACTCGAACTGGTGCTGTCATTTTGCGAAGGCCTGCATCTGACAAACAATTATCCTTCAAGAGGAGTCGAGTTACACTAGGATAAGGAAAGTAAAGTTAGTTTGTAAAGGAATAATTTCAAAGTTTTTAGTAAAATTGTTAGCATTTCATGTGACTCTTCCCCTAACACTTGCTCAATCTACCACTCCTTTGCTGATATTAAAAGGACTAATAAAACAAGAGGCCtctttggtattttccctgtTCCCTCTGAAGGCTCTGCTGACAAACAATTCCCAAAATTTCACTGACACAGGCAATACTATAACACAACAGCTTGCTGACACAGGCAGTAAGATTCTTTGTAACCTAAAAAGTTAAGGACAATTAGGCTTGTCAATTTCAACCCCATTCAAAACTGGAGAAGGAAAATCCTTGCTTGACATATAGGAAAGGACAAAATTGGTATGAGATACGAGGAAGGATTGCAAACGAGAATAAATGAAATCCCCCAAAACTTACAGATATACTTCCACAGCATCCCTTTAAATCACAACCTTGAATCAAATGCATGGAAGTCTTATACAGTAGCAGTTACTAATTAATAAACACAATTAACCTATCTAACAAAGTTCCACAATATTCTACTTTTTACATCTCTGGAAGCTTGAAAAGACTTATATAAACATTTTAGCAAACACATACTGGACAAAATATGTAAATTAGGAATGTCTCATGCTGACATACTGATTCAGTTAAAATGATTATCTTGATAAAATTTTCTCCCAAAAGATCAATAAGCAAATTTAATGGGAAAGTCTACAGCAGTTGGAAATTAAGTTTTGCAATAATGAGTGTATACtataaacagaaaatgaaaaatatccaaaacaatTGGTCCTGATGTTGGATAGTAGAGTGCTTTTATTTCAACTTCATAATTGTATATCATGTCTAAAGACTCAGTACATGCCTGGTATCATGCAATTTGTGTTATTAGttctgatgtttgcttttttcacctGAATAAGAGAGTGTATAAACAACTAAAAACCCCAATAAAAGCACTTGTTGCCTGTGAAActttcctttaaagagacagtgtgTTTCTGTGACTTTCTTGGCGATGGAAAAGAAAATGCTGGTCCGTTATACATATAAGTAAATTGGTACCTAGACAGAGCTTCTTTGGTGATATGTTCCAGCAATTCATGGTTATCTCCAAGTTTACAACAGGAAAGATCCAAGCAGGTCAGCTCCCTGAAAGACTTAATTTCTTCAAGTTTTTCAGCAATAACCAGATATCTGTAAAGAGCAGAAAGTTATCAACGTTTAGATGCACTAAAGGTATAGTCCTAGAAGGTGCCTACTCTCTGCCATGTGAAAAATGCCCCAAATGAGCACacactcttcattatttacccagGCTGTAGTCCACGTGGAACACATGCTCAAGTACTTACTCAATGTCTTATACCAACATTGTGTCTCAGATCTGATTCAAAAAGTACTTGCTCTGTAACCAGTGACTTCAACTTGCAAAGACAGCTATTACAACTAGATCTCAAGCTATATCAGTCCATTCCAGCAGCACTGCTTGCCAAATGGTAAAACTGACATTTCATGGCCAAAGACAAAAGCCTTGATTAGAGATATAAAGAGAACACAAAGAGCCTACAACGGAAGCCATCTTTCACCCACGAAAAGGGCAATTCATGAGTAGGCTGGCAAAAAAATTGATCATTCAGAGGATGAAGTGACACCTAGTACATCTCATGTTTTTTATGAGAACTTTCCTATATTGCTCATGCCACCTGCTGTGCCTATATGCTTTGATTTATACTGATCCATATTTAAAGGACTGAAAAGACCATAAACTGTGTGAATgtacaacaccccccccccccaaattgttATAGCGTAGGAAGGTACTACACCAGGGACAAGGTTTTAGAGGGATATAATCCTATTTTAAGCCTTGTAAGAAGAAACTCCTCTTGTTGAGTTAGAACTTGTCCAGAGAAGAGTGGAGAGGGAGAACATCCCTGGTCAAGGTGTTTTTAATATGGAGGGCATGCAACACATCTAGATATAAACAGGAATTAATAAAATGTAGTACTAGTCTTCTGACATCAAAACCTGTGATATAATTACAAGACAATCCATTTCTCCCCGTACCTTGGCGTACTGATACCCTTAAAATGAAATGCAACAGTAGACATGGAATCTCCCAGTAGGACTGTGTGCTAGAACATTTTGCTGGCtatacaaatcaaaataaatgcTGAAAAGCTTACAGAAAAGGTTTATTAGTTCAGACACAATTTAATTATTAACATACCTCCCCCACAGGCGTGTTAAGTTACACAAActtttgtctctcaccaacagaaggtccaataaaagatactacctcacccaccttgtctctctaataccctgggactgacatggctaaaACTATCCTGCAGACAACAAGGTATGTATGTTGTGAGGATTAGGTTTTAAGGCACCATACAAGTACTAAATGttagcatgttaaaaataaagCTGCAGGTTTTATCCTTCAATTCAGGTTGCAGAATGTGTTTGGGTGGATTTAGAGGATTAACTGGCAGTATTAGGGGTTCTGCATTATAGATACAAGAATTAAACCAAGTGCTATTTACCAACAATACTTTATGGAATGAACAAATATAATTTAGTGATCCAAATCAAGGAACTGTTTATATTTAAGTACAAAAATGAAATACTTGAGTAAAACACTGGCAGAGCCTCACATTTATGTTACTGAATGCACTTACCTATTCTGTAAACATAATGAACAAAGCACCAGACTTCCATAAGCCTCAGTAAATTTTTGTAGTGCTCTGAGTCCTGTAACTGGTTCTGTGAATTTTTGCCTTGCTTCTGCAGCAGAAAAAAGCTTTTCAGCAATCTGCTCTGGAAAGCCAATCAACGAATCAATATGATCAACATTGTCAGAAATATAACCCAACACTAAGCCAAAGAGAGACTTGGCTGAGTACCGGAGATTCCCCTCCTTAGTATAAGTAAAGATGAAAtgatctgttctctctctccttgcacTGTCATCTTCTCTGTTCATACAAAGCTCCACAGAGAATCCTTTGGAAAATAGTCTAAAAGGCCTTGGTTTTGGAGTGGCATTTTTTACAGTGCCAGAACCCTGATTTACCATATACAGGTGCCCATTTTCACGCACATATATTGGGCCTGTGTCCAAAAGGCTTTCTGACTTGAGGCAGTAAGACATTCCCCTTTACAGTTtctgcaaaaacaaaaaggagagaCATAAATAATTGAAACAAATTATACTATTTTGGAAATATATCAATTCCAAGTTAATTTcctttggtgccctaggcagcacATTATAGTGTACCCATACGGTACAGTGAAAGCGTGGCTGTGTACGATACATATACAGCCCAGCTGCCAGCAAAACAAATAtagggaatagaactcaggatttTTGCTTCAGAATGACAGGTCTTTTCCACACACAAGTACTCCTTGATCATCAGTACTAACACCTGTTCCTCTGATTGCATTTAGCAGAGCACAGTGCTTGCTAGATGGTACACACGAGAGTACTcaaaatgaacaggagtacttgtggcaccttagacactaacaagtttatttgtgcataagctttcgtgggctacagcccacttctttggatgcatgtagtggaaaatatagtaggaagatatatatatatatacagacacagagaacatgaaacaatgggtgttaccatacacactataaggagagtgagctattatcagcaagagagaagaaaaatgcagTATTCAGTACATTACAGCTGTTGCATTCAAATAGTCCTGTAGGTTGCACATGGCTCGTTAAAATGATGCCCGATTAGGGCTGAGGTAAATTGTGAGAGCGCTGCAGAAGTCTGTCTCATGCACCATCTCCTTACTCGACCGTGCAGAGCCGGCGGCGGGGTTTCCATCTGCGCTGCCATGACACCGGCtgggcctgcccctccc includes the following:
- the LRRC42 gene encoding leucine-rich repeat-containing protein 42 isoform X1; the protein is MSYCLKSESLLDTGPIYVRENGHLYMVNQGSGTVKNATPKPRPFRLFSKGFSVELCMNREDDSARRERTDHFIFTYTKEGNLRYSAKSLFGLVLGYISDNVDHIDSLIGFPEQIAEKLFSAAEARQKFTEPVTGLRALQKFTEAYGSLVLCSLCLQNRYLVIAEKLEEIKSFRELTCLDLSCCKLGDNHELLEHITKEALSSVTRLLLKDNCLSDAGLRKMTAPVRVMKRGLENLSVLDLSCNPEITDTGIGYLFSFKKLNYLDISETGLKDVKAVIQRLQTQISLVHSKVPLKEFDHSNCKTEGWAEQTVLQWEQLAMKTVKPKENLKSRTAAQHFYGKRRRIEEPVKCTLVQTRAKDSENLQFYKDKVQNCHFPLLKKEAAASHQLKKNKEKSLTEQERERTSKQKHMCLTMEDWDLLNTY
- the LRRC42 gene encoding leucine-rich repeat-containing protein 42 isoform X2, with the translated sequence MSYCLKSESLLDTGPIYVRENGHLYMVNQGSGTVKNATPKPRPFRLFSKGFSVELCMNREDDSARRERTDHFIFTYTKEGNLRYSAKSLFGLVLGYISDNVDHIDSLIGFPEQIAEKLFSAAEARQKFTEPVTGLRALQKFTEAYGSLVLCSLCLQNRYLVIAEKLEEIKSFRELTCLDLSCCKLGDNHELLEHITKEALSSVTRLLLKDNCLSDAGLRKMTAPVRVMKRGLENLSVLDLSCNPEITDTGIGYLFSFKKLNYLDISETGLKTVLQWEQLAMKTVKPKENLKSRTAAQHFYGKRRRIEEPVKCTLVQTRAKDSENLQFYKDKVQNCHFPLLKKEAAASHQLKKNKEKSLTEQERERTSKQKHMCLTMEDWDLLNTY